In Candidatus Defluviilinea proxima, a single genomic region encodes these proteins:
- the purQ gene encoding phosphoribosylformylglycinamidine synthase I, which yields MKPKALVLQAHGSNRDFDVMEALTLAGADAIGVPLNELRQNKTLLTDFNLLVVPGGFSYADALGAGKLLALDLASYFQEEITAFVDAGKPVIGICNGFQALVKSGILPGESPSHSGRGDRGEGEVTLTFNAEGHFECRWVNLAPVSQTCIWTKDLEESIICPIAHGEGNFQASRSFPLSSFIESDQVALTYTYPDGAPANGDYPANPNGSILDIAGICNPQGNVLGLMPHPENHIYPHQHPQWTRGIKGNSGLALFENGVKYASAL from the coding sequence ATGAAACCAAAAGCACTCGTCCTCCAGGCCCACGGCTCCAATCGTGATTTCGACGTGATGGAAGCGCTGACCCTCGCAGGTGCGGACGCAATCGGCGTTCCACTCAATGAACTGCGACAAAACAAAACGCTTCTCACGGACTTCAACCTGCTCGTTGTCCCCGGCGGCTTCTCCTACGCGGACGCCCTCGGCGCAGGCAAACTCCTTGCCCTTGACCTCGCTTCCTATTTTCAAGAAGAGATCACTGCGTTCGTTGATGCAGGCAAACCTGTTATCGGTATCTGTAATGGGTTTCAGGCGTTGGTCAAGTCGGGTATCTTGCCGGGAGAATCCCCCTCTCACAGCGGGAGAGGGGATAGGGGTGAGGGAGAAGTCACCCTCACCTTCAATGCTGAAGGTCATTTCGAATGTCGCTGGGTGAACCTTGCTCCTGTATCGCAAACCTGCATCTGGACAAAAGACTTGGAAGAGTCGATTATTTGCCCCATCGCTCATGGTGAAGGCAACTTCCAAGCCTCCCGCTCGTTTCCACTTTCCTCGTTCATCGAAAGTGACCAGGTTGCACTTACGTACACTTACCCTGATGGCGCCCCTGCCAACGGAGATTATCCCGCCAATCCGAACGGCTCTATTTTAGACATCGCTGGCATCTGTAATCCACAGGGCAATGTGCTGGGACTCATGCCGCACCCAGAGAATCACATTTATCCACATCAGCATCCGCAGTGGACTCGTGGTATCAAAGGCAATAGCGGATTGGCATTATTTGAAAACGGCGTGAAATACGCGAGCGCACTATAA
- a CDS encoding phosphoribosylaminoimidazolesuccinocarboxamide synthase, protein MIDKQHLTELLPSALGETNLPLPNKQMGKVREWYDLPDGIRLIVTTDRLSAFDRILAKVPYKGQVLNQLSAWWFDQTKDIIPNHLLSVPDPNVSIVTTVKPLAIEVIVRGYITGVTTTALWYRYSIGERDIYGYNFPEGLKKNQALTEPIITPTTKGGETGHDERLTCAEVTEKGLLDEKTWNQVQSAALAIFKRGQEVADKAGLILVDTKYEFGIAPDGSVMLIDEVHTPDSSRYWKADTYQAKFTAGEEPENFDKEFVRIAYAEKGYRGDGEIPSMPNELWTAASERYITIYEMLTGKAFEAGAYPVENRLIENMRKLGIS, encoded by the coding sequence ATGATTGACAAACAGCATCTCACTGAACTTCTTCCATCTGCTCTTGGTGAAACAAACTTGCCTTTGCCCAATAAGCAGATGGGCAAGGTCCGCGAGTGGTATGACCTGCCCGATGGTATACGCCTCATCGTCACAACGGATAGACTCTCGGCGTTTGACCGAATCCTTGCCAAGGTTCCATATAAGGGGCAAGTATTGAATCAACTCTCCGCATGGTGGTTCGATCAGACCAAAGACATTATCCCGAATCATTTGTTGTCTGTACCCGACCCGAACGTCTCGATTGTCACCACTGTTAAGCCGCTCGCCATCGAAGTCATCGTGCGCGGATACATCACAGGCGTAACAACAACCGCTTTGTGGTATCGCTACTCCATCGGCGAGCGGGATATTTATGGCTATAACTTCCCCGAAGGCTTGAAAAAGAATCAAGCCTTGACCGAACCCATCATCACGCCTACCACCAAAGGCGGCGAGACGGGACACGATGAACGCCTGACCTGCGCTGAAGTGACCGAGAAAGGTTTGCTCGATGAAAAGACTTGGAATCAAGTTCAATCCGCCGCACTCGCCATCTTCAAACGTGGGCAGGAAGTTGCGGATAAAGCAGGCTTGATTCTCGTGGACACCAAATACGAATTTGGCATTGCTCCTGACGGAAGTGTGATGTTGATTGACGAAGTCCATACGCCTGACTCATCTCGTTATTGGAAAGCGGACACTTACCAAGCAAAATTCACCGCAGGCGAAGAACCTGAAAATTTCGACAAGGAATTTGTCCGCATCGCTTACGCCGAAAAAGGCTATCGTGGCGACGGCGAGATTCCGTCCATGCCCAATGAACTTTGGACGGCGGCAAGCGAACGCTACATCACCATCTATGAAATGCTCACGGGCAAAGCGTTTGAAGCAGGCGCGTATCCTGTCGAAAATCGCTTGATTG